A region of Kwoniella shivajii chromosome 11, complete sequence DNA encodes the following proteins:
- a CDS encoding ribosomal protein L27, giving the protein MQGLTRSTNVVSTFSELRTQLFAGPSSLNTQIRFASKAAGGKSRNGRDSSGKRLGVKRFGDQYVTPGSIIIRQRGQTFLPGQQVSQGKDFTLYALQPGYVKFYQHHLPYPHLSRPDQPGPDPSKIAPVKKPRQMSQFVGIVSKREEKLPRDEVSRGRERRFWGWPKEISNIKEEMKAENI; this is encoded by the exons ATGCAGGGCCTTACAAGATCTACGAACGTTGTTTCTACGTTTTCTGAACTTCGAACACAATTATTCGCAGGACCATCTA GTCTAAACACGCAAATACGATTCGCATCGAAAGCAGCAGGTGGTAAATCAAGAAACGGAAGAGATTCTTCCGGTAAAAGATTAGGTGTAAAGAGATTCGGTG ACCAATATGTCACACCAGGATCGATAATAATCCGACAGCGTGGACAAACATTCTTACCTGGACAACAAGTATCTCAAGGAAAAGATTTCACTTTATACGCATTACAACCTGGATATGTTAAAttttatcaacatcatttaCCTTATCCACATTTATCAAGACCTGATCAACCTGGACCCGATCCAAGTAAGATTGCTCCGGTTAAAAAACCAAGACAGATGAGTCAGTTCGTAGGTATCGTttcaaagagagaagagaaattacCAAGGGATGAAGTTTCCAGaggtagagaaagaaggttttGGGGTTGGCCAAAAGAAATTAGTAACataaaagaggaaatgaaagcTGAGAATATATAG